One segment of Bradyrhizobium sp. CB2312 DNA contains the following:
- a CDS encoding RlmE family RNA methyltransferase, with product MAKDTTGRLHVQVKTGGKRKLSSKLWLERQLNDPYVAKAKAAGYRSRAAFKLLEIDDKFRLLKSGMAVVDLGAAPGGWSQIAAKRVGSAEGKGKVVAIDLLEMPEIVGVDFAQLDFMDNDAPDKLTEMLGGKADVVMSDMAANTTGHRKTDQLRIVGLVETAAAFACDVLKPGGTFLAKTFQSGADADLLAQLKRDFATVRHVKPAASRQDSSERYVLATGFRGAGGE from the coding sequence ATGGCGAAAGACACCACCGGCCGCTTGCACGTCCAGGTCAAGACCGGCGGCAAGCGCAAATTGTCGTCGAAGCTGTGGCTGGAGCGGCAGCTCAACGATCCCTATGTCGCGAAAGCAAAGGCGGCAGGCTATCGCTCGCGCGCCGCGTTCAAGCTGCTCGAGATCGACGACAAGTTCCGGCTGCTGAAATCAGGCATGGCCGTGGTCGACCTCGGCGCCGCGCCCGGCGGCTGGAGCCAGATCGCCGCCAAGCGTGTCGGCTCCGCGGAGGGCAAGGGCAAGGTCGTCGCGATCGACCTGCTGGAGATGCCGGAGATCGTCGGCGTCGACTTCGCCCAGCTCGACTTCATGGACAATGATGCGCCCGACAAGCTCACGGAAATGCTCGGCGGCAAGGCGGACGTCGTGATGTCCGACATGGCCGCCAACACCACCGGTCACCGCAAGACCGATCAGCTCCGCATCGTCGGTCTCGTCGAGACGGCGGCTGCCTTTGCCTGCGACGTGCTCAAGCCCGGCGGCACGTTCCTGGCCAAGACGTTCCAGAGCGGTGCCGACGCCGATCTGCTCGCCCAGCTCAAGCGCGACTTTGCGACGGTGCGCCATGTGAAGCCGGCGGCGAGCCGGCAAGACTCGTCGGAGCGCTACGTGCTGGCGACGGGATTTCGTGGGGCGGGCGGAGAATAG
- a CDS encoding Ppx/GppA phosphatase family protein: MNDHTRLRDGHVPHGELEGSMAAVALATEPAVPAQAVGTGVYAALDLGTNNCRLLIACPTHDGFRVVDSFSRIIRLGEGVSATGCISEAAIERAIAALSICRDKINLRKARRLRLIATEACRAASNAEGFRSRVAAETGIELEVIDRETEAALAVLGCSPLVDPRGRGAILFDIGGGSTELVRIERDPENPEPRIKAWMSIPYGVVTLAEQFGGRDVTPEIYAAMEREVANHVAPFSEQHGRDLTDMHLLGTSGTVTTLAGIHLNLPRYDRRRIDSIWMNDADITATISKLLGMSYEERANNSCISVERADLVLAGCAILDAIRRAFPLPRLRVADRGLREGMLVEMMREDGALRSW; the protein is encoded by the coding sequence ATGAATGACCACACGCGGCTCCGCGACGGCCATGTGCCGCACGGTGAGCTGGAGGGGTCGATGGCGGCGGTGGCGTTGGCCACCGAACCGGCCGTCCCCGCGCAGGCCGTCGGAACCGGCGTCTACGCGGCGCTGGACCTCGGCACCAACAATTGCAGGCTGCTGATCGCCTGTCCGACCCACGACGGCTTTCGCGTGGTCGATTCCTTCTCGCGCATCATCCGGCTCGGCGAGGGGGTTTCGGCGACCGGGTGCATCAGCGAGGCCGCCATCGAGCGCGCCATCGCCGCGCTCAGCATCTGCCGCGACAAGATCAATCTGCGCAAGGCGCGGCGCCTGCGGTTGATCGCGACCGAAGCCTGCCGCGCCGCCTCGAACGCCGAAGGTTTCCGCAGCCGCGTCGCGGCCGAGACCGGCATCGAGCTCGAGGTGATCGACCGCGAGACCGAGGCCGCGCTCGCCGTGCTCGGCTGCTCGCCGCTGGTCGATCCCCGGGGCAGGGGCGCGATCCTGTTCGACATCGGCGGCGGCTCGACCGAGCTGGTGCGGATCGAGCGGGACCCGGAGAATCCGGAGCCGCGCATCAAAGCCTGGATGTCGATCCCGTACGGCGTGGTCACGCTCGCCGAACAGTTCGGCGGCCGCGATGTGACGCCGGAGATCTACGCCGCCATGGAGCGGGAGGTGGCAAACCACGTCGCGCCGTTCTCGGAACAGCACGGCCGCGATCTCACGGATATGCACCTGCTCGGCACCTCGGGCACGGTGACGACGCTGGCCGGCATTCACCTCAACCTGCCGCGCTACGACCGCCGCCGCATCGACAGCATCTGGATGAACGACGCCGACATCACCGCGACCATCAGCAAGCTGCTCGGCATGAGCTACGAGGAGCGCGCGAACAACAGCTGCATCAGCGTCGAACGCGCCGATCTCGTGCTGGCCGGCTGCGCCATCCTCGATGCGATCAGGCGCGCCTTCCCACTGCCGCGCCTGCGCGTCGCCGACCGGGGCCTCCGCGAGGGCATGCTGGTCGAGATGATGCGCGAGGACGGCGCGCTCAGGAGCTGGTGA